ACCGAGCCAGGCCGAAAGAGCGCAAGTTCCGCACCACTTGCTCGATATAATAAGCCCCGATCAAACCTTTAGCGCGGCTGAATTTAAAGCTAGGGCAAACCGTGTTATTGAGGAAATTCATTCACGCGGCGGCTTACCGATTTTAGTTGGCGGCAGCGGGCTCTACGTTTATTCGGTGATCTATGACTTTCAGTTTCCGGCTGGCCCTTCAAATGAGCTAAGGCGCCAGCTCGAGTCCAAGGCAATCGCCGAATTAGTCCAACAACTCCAGCAGTTAGATCCCGAGGCTGCTGAGCAAATCGATCTCAAAAATCCTCGTCGCGTCATCCGAGCAATTGAAACGGCCGGACAACCTAAGGCCAAGAGTCAGCTTGGTGCTGGGGTAATTTTGATTGGACTCAAGCCTGACTTGGAAACATTGGAGCGGCGGATTAGCAGTCGAGTTGATGTCATGGTCGAGGCTGGCTTTGAGAATGAAGTCAGAGAAATCGCCCAAACTTATGGCTGGAATACTGAGGCGCTGACCAGCATTGGTTATCGGGCTTTTCGCCCATATATCGAGGGCCGGGGCAGCTTGGAGCAAGCCAAAGCCCAGTTCGTGCGG
Above is a window of Candidatus Saccharimonadales bacterium DNA encoding:
- the miaA gene encoding tRNA (adenosine(37)-N6)-dimethylallyltransferase MiaA encodes the protein MTRLVAIVGPTASGKTDLAIRVAKQFGGEIICADSRTIYKGMDIGTAKPSQAERAQVPHHLLDIISPDQTFSAAEFKARANRVIEEIHSRGGLPILVGGSGLYVYSVIYDFQFPAGPSNELRRQLESKAIAELVQQLQQLDPEAAEQIDLKNPRRVIRAIETAGQPKAKSQLGAGVILIGLKPDLETLERRISSRVDVMVEAGFENEVREIAQTYGWNTEALTSIGYRAFRPYIEGRGSLEQAKAQFVRGDLALAKRQLTWFKRNPDIRWFNGVDQAYAAISSALEKQKV